From Saccharomycodes ludwigii strain NBRC 1722 chromosome IV, whole genome shotgun sequence, one genomic window encodes:
- the PTA1 gene encoding RNA-processing protein PTA1 (similar to Saccharomyces cerevisiae YAL043C | PTA1 | Pre-Trna Accumulation) — protein MPVNQLQKARELALTSSNPELALVQVLDTTFQLISSANTNTVNSTLGFESNSNNTDDNIDLFKFGTSLFVDVLYHSSIKDTEKPFIVSKHLNTLITVCRNYNNSTNYNDKLLYCLSDVTVVIAYTYEGLFDLVAKTSNSQIWDLLTGFQKLLLETWNNLTNTRIHVNNIINISKNYDELLNPFKFHSRDVRLKCNIVRYFSKIIVVHTNGKGCSIGAIPNNHPVIQPKQTIEMLGRKFLDILLNYLVDDEIMLNTPVFQAILNCLVFIMQQRPQSCIRIFNSILKFNIDLKYQQLDESALQFRLSKRFIERSYKNFVNFVIRNGILTKSLANGTLYSKLSKIAATLNVIGEETKSKGILNFDSSQFEKNKLPTKIVSKYAKSKEYIYLLRLRDFLKSESNVNSDVTGNIIPISEDSLVGLYNSIGLKKHGYAFDLSCLSKGMLIKLSTDVISNKNNSSKIVQRLTDLATVYAQKTTEYISLNSAVNINTTSTNINNKRKWEQEDGPKKKESKKNNHLVAKGTHPKQEVEKKEDADEDDEDDDYTPDVPLKREKIDDVNRNSQYLTKKEKIEHVGDIVDNIIELSKDDTSDTANNNVVSNNSTRLSQWNHKGSWITILSRLSSRGLTEKEDDFANVIRNKLYEYFIQDFANRIDVVVEWMNEEWFGIQLRSQSKDKIQVPDYYSKWSNKIFDGLIPFIDNTHRRQFIRLISELPSLDNTHLQHIKSLCKDPSRSQLGFQSLKFLIMFRPPLKSLIHEFLKDLMGQHPDLKEQCESIIKKFY, from the coding sequence ATGCCTGTCAACCAATTACAAAAAGCAAGAGAATTGGCTTTAACCTCTAGTAATCCAGAATTAGCTCTTGTTCAGGTTTTAGATACCACTTTTCAGCTAATTTCTTCTGCAAATACCAACACTGTTAATAGTACTTTAGGATTTGAATCAAATTCCAACAATACCGATGATAATATAGacttatttaaatttggtACTTCATTGTTTGTTGATGTTTTATATCATTCATCAATTAAAGATACCGAAAAGCCATTTATAGTTTCTAAACATTTAAATACATTAATAACTGTGTGCCGTAATTATAACAACAGTACCAATTACAATGATAAACTGTTGTATTGTTTATCTGATGTTACTGTTGTCATTGCATACACCTATGAAGGGTTATTTGATTTGGTAGCTAAGACTTCTAATAGTCAAATTTGGGACTTATTAACTGGATTCCAAAAACTCTTATTAGAAACTTGGAATAATTTAACAAACACTAGGATACATGtaaacaatattataaacatCAGTAAAAATTATGATGAGTTGTTGAACCCGTTTAAGTTTCATAGTAGGGATGTGCGTCTCAAATGTAATATAGTTAGGTATTTTAGCAAGATTATTGTTGTTCACACCAACGGGAAAGGTTGTTCGATAGGTGCAATTCCCAATAACCACCCAGTTATTCAACCCAAACAAACCATTGAAATGTTAGGTAGAAAATTTTTGGATAttctattaaattatttagttGACGATGAAATTATGTTAAATACTCCAGTTTTCCAAGCtatattaaattgtttAGTTTTCATTATGCAGCAAAGACCGCAGAGTTGTATTAGAATTTTCAATAGCATTTTAAAGTTTAATATTGATCTTAAATACCAACAATTGGATGAATCGGCCTTGCAGTTCAGACTGAGCAAGAGATTTATTGAAAGGAGCTACAAgaattttgttaattttgtCATTAGAAATGGTATATTAACCAAAAGCCTAGCTAATGGTACGTTATACTCAAAATTGAGTAAAATTGCTGCAACTTTAAATGTTATTGGTGAGGAAACCAAAAGTAAAGGTATTTTAAACTTTGATTCAAGtcaatttgaaaaaaacaaattgcCCACAAAAATCGTGTCAAAATATGCCAAAAGTAAagaatacatatatttgttGAGATTGAGAGATTTTCTTAAATCTGAAAGTAACGTTAATAGCGATGTTACTGGTAACATAATTCCAATATCTGAAGATAGTTTAGTCGGATTGTATAATTCAATTGGATTGAAAAAACATGGGTACGCCTTTGATCTATCATGTTTATCTAAAGGAAtgttaattaaattaagtACTGATGttatatcaaataaaaacaatagcTCTAAAATAGTACAACGCTTAACGGATTTGGCTACAGTTTATGCTCAGAAAACTACAGAATACATTTCATTAAATTCTGctgttaatattaatactactagtaccaatatcaacaataaaagaaaGTGGGAGCAAGAAGATGGaccaaaaaagaaggaatccaagaaaaataatcacCTAGTCGCCAAAGGAACACATCCTAAGCAAGAGgtagagaaaaaagaagatgcTGATGAAGATGACGAAGATGACGATTATACGCCGGATGTACCTttgaaaagggaaaagatAGATGATGTTAACAGAAACAGCCAATATTTGactaaaaaggaaaagataGAGCATGTGGGCGATATAGTGGATAATATCATAGAATTATCTAAAGATGATACTAGCGATACGGCGAATAACAACGTGGTTAGTAACAATAGCACCAGACTATCTCAATGGAATCATAAGGGATCTTGGATAACTATACTAAGTAGGCTATCTAGTAGAGGCTTAACAGAGAAAGAAGACGATTTTGCCAACGTTATTAGAAACAAATTGTACGAGTATTTTATCCAAGATTTTGCGAACAGGATAGATGTAGTTGTAGAATGGATGAATGAGGAATGGTTTGGTATACAGTTGCGTTCGCAATCAAAAGACAAAATTCAAGTTCCTGATTATTATAGCAAATGGAGTAATAAGATTTTTGATGGTTTAATTCCATTTATAGATAATACACACAGAAGACAGTTTATTAGATTGATCAGTGAGCTACCTTCTTTGGACAATACACATTTACAGCATATCAAGAGTTTATGCAAAGATCCATCAAGAAGTCAGTTGGGGTTTcaaagtttaaaatttttgataatgtTTAGACCACctttaaaatcattaatacatgaatttttgaaagattTAATGGGGCAACACCCAGACCTCAAAGAACAATGTGAAAGTATTATCAAgaagttttattaa
- the SNX3 gene encoding Snx3p (similar to Saccharomyces cerevisiae YOR357C | SNX3 | Sorting NeXin), whose amino-acid sequence MKPFQSFSTTINEVLPPLNPETHKNSNHNNNNNNNNNSTNSKTNDTHNTKTPVNTVSASTTLPGTPNNDSSIIDHYYEEPENYLEVEVIDPKTHYDPKDPRTPLYTDYEIICRTNLPSFKKKLAKVRRRYSDFEYFRKTLIKELALSSATSKAASKIVVPHLPGKILFSNRFSMDCIENRRQDLQDWLGVVAGHPLLQSGSKVLTRFIEEDTFVG is encoded by the coding sequence ATGAAACCATTTCAAAGTTTCAGTACAACTATAAATGAAGTACTTCCCCCTTTAAATCCAGAAACacataaaaatagcaatcataataataataataataataataataatagtacgAATAGTAAAACTAATGACACTCATAATACTAAGACACCTGTGAATACAGTATCAGCATCCACCACTTTACCTGGTACTCCAAACAATGACTCGTCAATCATAGATCATTATTATGAGGAGCCAGAAAACTACTTGGAAGTCGAGGTTATTGATCCCAAAACACACTACGATCCTAAGGATCCAAGAACACCATTATATACAGATTATGAAATTATATGTCGGACAAATTTACCTTCTTTCAAGAAAAAACTTGCTAAAGTACGTAGAAGATATAGTGATTTTGAATACTTTAGAAAAAcgttaataaaagaattagCTCTTAGCAGTGCTACATCTAAAGCTGCTTCTAAAATAGTCGTTCCACATTTACCtggaaaaatattatttagcAATAGGTTTAGTATGGATTGTATTGAGAATAGAAGACAAGATTTACAAGACTGGTTGGGTGTAGTTGCTGGACACCCATTGTTACAGAGCGGTAGTAAAGTATTGACTAGATTTATTGAAGAAGATACATTTGTAGGTTGA
- the VTS1 gene encoding Vts1p (similar to Saccharomyces cerevisiae YOR359W | VTS1 | VTi1-2 Suppressor) has protein sequence MTPTSPKRQLSPRAYPGAVLLSPKLSNTIKGENSPIPVINSGSAASNYLDSYGLDSPTPINFTAMNVPEKLSNKNVENINNNTGFTLDCNNMVNFTQDVNQLVYWLNELTVSQQNTVMDNLLSSLREEVLQYTKWKLDSLINSGYISPSPVASPIPQQQQANMVMNTMDEVLNGFSPLESTLSAPATGGGNCNNAGGYLDSVIVTGSNVNDDQVHESHNLEEDANKTYLLNRQDYSNNNNLAIPNRISSPQPSIYEYMLSPRPKSADPYRKETFKNVVASGDTNGNDGNTLTHDNNEGNKTNNDTNVKTTVTNNVLNNTTVNNNSNMNKYSMRIMGSNGSNSNYKKYNGIKYLSANDNNSNTSYYTGNNTNANNQHYHNGQYHNYTSVNGNYKNHGGGNKISHKNHNMISNNATVQTTATSNNATNTNTNTENFTIPANNSMDPVLLTDLKLLNNFPAWLKSLRLHKYTDVLKDVPWQELIYYDDPQLETIGVTALGARRKLLKAFNIVKEYKEQGLIQ, from the coding sequence ATGACCCCTACCTCACCGAAAAGGCAACTATCACCTAGAGCATACCCAGGCGCAGTACTACTATCCCCTAAATTAAGCAATACCATTAAAGGAGAAAATTCACCGATTCCAGTCATAAATTCTGGTTCTGCTGCATCAAATTATTTAGATTCATATGGTTTGGATTCCCCTACTCCAATTAACTTTACTGCTATGAATGTACCAGAAAAATtgagtaataaaaatgttgagaatatcaacaataatactggATTTACCTTGGACTGCAATAATATGGTTAATTTCACACAAGACGTGAATCAATTAGTATATTGGCTCAATGAATTAACTGTGTCTCAGCAAAATACTGTGATGGacaatttattatcatcctTGAGAGAGGAGGTTTTACAATACACTAAATGGAAGTTGGATAGCTTGATTAATAGCGGATACATTTCGCCATCTCCAGTTGCTTCACCAATTCCTCAGCAACAGCAAGCTAATATGGTAATGAATACTATGGATGAGGTTTTAAATGGATTTTCACCACTAGAGTCAACGCTGTCTGCCCCTGCAACCGGTGGTGGGAACTGCAATAACGCTGGAGGTTATTTAGATTCTGTTATCGTTACCGGGAGTAATGTCAATGACGATCAAGTGCATGAATCGCATAATTTGGAAGAAGATGCGAACAAAACGTACTTATTGAATCGACAGGActatagtaataacaacaatctAGCTATTCCAAACAGAATTTCGAGCCCACAACCTTCGATATATGAATATATGTTAAGCCCCAGACCCAAGAGCGCTGATCCATATAGAAAGGagacttttaaaaatgtgGTTGCTTCTGGTGATACAAATGGTAATGATGGGAATACTTTAACtcatgataataatgaaggtaataaaacaaacaatGATACAAATGTAAAAACTACTGTTACtaataatgttttaaataacacAACAGTTAACAACAATTCtaatatgaataaatatTCTATGCGTATCATGGGCAGCAACggtagtaatagtaattacaaaaagtataatggaattaaatatttaagtgcgaatgataataatagtaacacTTCATACTATACAGGTAACAACACTAACGCTAACAACCAACATTATCACAATGGCCAGTATCATAATTATACCAGTGTAAATGGCAACTATAAGAATCATGGTGGCGGTAACAAAATTAGTCATAAAAATCATAATATGATTTCAAATAATGCTACAGTTCAAACTACCGCAACAAGTAATAATGCCACTAAcactaatactaatactgaAAATTTTACCATACCTGCAAATAACTCTATGGACCCAGTATTATTAACTGATTTAAAACTGTTGAATAATTTCCCCGCATGGTTAAAATCATTAAGATTACATAAATATACAGATGTCTTAAAAGACGTCCCATGGCAAGAATTAATATACTATGATGATCCTCAGTTAGAGACTATCGGTGTCACTGCCTTAGGCGCACGTAGAAAGTTATTAAAAGCATTTAACATTGTCAAAGAATATAAAGAACAAGGGTTAATACAATAA
- the HAP5 gene encoding Hap5p (similar to Saccharomyces cerevisiae YOR358W | HAP5 | Heme Activator Protein), which translates to MDNINNAHLIRVNSGVEATEINNLPANSTTTNNIDTTIQDNVNDNNTLNLHESLIQNISSSATDNNIQASYPIQGGMENYNQNTFDKGERKTEGEKGKAEEEEEEEEEEILVEDEEDVFRNVAQGLEGKYRDLLIDFWQQLINQIESTNEPYTNIKNDFKSHSLPLARIKKVMKTDENVKMISAETPILFSQACEIFITELTVRAWCVADGDKRRTLQKQDVAEALQKSDMYDFLIDIVPRTFPK; encoded by the coding sequence AtggataatattaacaatgcTCATCTTATAAGAGTCAACTCAGGTGTAGAAGCTActgaaataaataatttaccAGCAAATAGTACtaccactaataatatagatACCACAATACAAGATAATGTCaacgataataatactCTAAATTTACATGAATCTCTAATACAAAATATCTCATCATCAGCTACAGACAACAATATACAAGCCTCGTACCCAATACAAGGGGGAATGGAGAATTATAACCAAAACACTTTTGACAAAGGAGAGAGGAAAACGGAAggagaaaaaggaaaagctgaagaggaagaagaagaagaagaagaagaaattcttgttgaagatgaagaagatgtGTTTAGGAATGTAGCACAAGGGCTAGAAGGTAAATATAGAGATTTACTAATTGACTTTTGGCAGCAGCTGATCAATCAAATAGAAAGCACTAATGAACCatatacaaatattaaGAATGATTTTAAATCACATTCGTTACCACTGGCAaggattaaaaaagttatgaAAACAGATGAAAATGTTAAGATGATAAGTGCTGAAACACCTATACTTTTTTCACAAGCTTGTGAAATTTTCATAACAGAGTTGACTGTGAGAGCTTGGTGCGTTGCAGATGGTGATAAGAGACGGACTTTACAGAAGCAAGATGTGGCCGAAGCTTTACAAAAAAGTGATATGTATGACTTTTTGATTGATATAGTACCCAGGACATTTCCAAAgtag